GGAACTGGATTTTTATACATCACGGCTGAAGGAACACGGCATAAATACCATCATTCCTGAGAGGGATGACAGGGACTTCATTCAGGATGCCATTGAAAATGAGCTTCTGAAAGGGATATTCCTGGACAAGACAAAAGCCAGGTTTATTCGCATCATGAATATCCTGAAGGATCAGGGAGCCCAGGGTATCATACTGGGCTGCACCGAGATACCGCTAATTATCAGCCAGAAGGACACAGACCTTCCCGTTTTTGATACGTTGAAGATACATGCCCAGGCAGCAGTGGATTTCGCTATTGAAAACAAACAATGACAACCATGAATACGCCTGAACAACTCTATGCAGACATTATAAGCTGCTGCGAAGCCAACACCAATGAAGTAATCGTCAAAAAATATTCCCGCTATTTTAAGGAAGGCTGGAATGCTTATGGTGTGACATCAGAGCTTCTACACACTAAAGTAAAATCTATCCTGGAAGCTACAGGCAAAGATTATAATCTTATCATCAGAACCTGCAGGCTACTCGTAAAAGGTCCAAAATATGAAGAAGTCAGCATAGCTTACCTGTTAATTAAAAGCTTCGAAAAGCAATTTACCTATGATACATTTAAAGAAATTGAAAAGTGGTTTGAGACAGGAATAAACAACTGGGCACACACCGATGTCATCTGTAGCGAGATTATACCATTCTTCTTCAAAAAATCACTCATTACATTGGATGATTTGTCGGGATGGCGGACTGCCGCGAATAAATTTCAGCGGCGTGCGGTGCCTGTGTCGATGATTAAATTGCTCAAGGTCACTGAAGATTATTCACCTTTTTTCAATTTTATTGATCCTATGATGCTCGACCTGGAGCGGGAAGTACACCAGGGGTTGGGCTGGTTTTTGCGGGAGGTATGGAAGATCAGAAATGATGAAACCGAAACCTTCCTCTTGAAATGGAAAAACCAGTCACCACGGCTGATCTTTCAATATGCATGTGAGAAAATGACACCCGAAGGCAAACAAAGATTCAAGAGAGAAAGCAAATAGCTCCGCTCATCCACTTTGCGCCCTCTGCGCCTCCTTTGCGACCTTTGAGGTTAAAAAATTTCTCTCCTGAGGATCAACTTAAAATCCTGCTATTCTACATCGTCCGGTGTTTTGTACAATCCAAATGTCTTCAGTGTCGGGCTTGTTCTTGACTGTTCTATGTTTAATCTTACCCTGTTTGTTGTGATTGCCGATAAACGTAGTAATCGTTTGTATCCAACCGTTGTTCCTTCGCTTATTTGATTCCACTGTTCCTCATCCCATACATCTATGTTGAACTTTTCAATTCTTTGTCCCACCAGGATATTTTCCTGAAGCATAATACAATTAAAAGTCTGCTTTTCCCGCAATTCAAATACCAAGGAGGCAGAGGTCACTTCTTCATCAGTTGTCCAGTAATTCTCAGGATTACTATCGGTAATTGCCGATGAATAAAAGCCATTTCGCTCATTTGAAGCTACGACAGTTGCTTCAGCAGCAAAATTTTTTTCAAAGGTTTGGTTAAGTATCTTCTTCATTCCCATAAGACTCATGATGTCGCTATCATGAATACGTCCACAATTGTCAGGTGGAATATTCAATAAAAGGACTGAATTTCGCCCAACAGAGCTGAAATAGATATCCACCAGTTTTTCAGGTGATTTCACAAGGGAATCCTCTTTTTGGTGATAGAACCATCCGGGTCTTATCGACACATCTGTTTCAGCAGGATACCATATAAGAGATGCTGCATTTCTGATTTTCTCCCGGCTACCGAGTTCCTCGGTCGTTAGGTCCCCAGGTATGAACAATTCATCAATCGGAAACTGTTTATCAGCTATACTGTAAGAATCAGTATTATGAAGGATATCGGGTATCACGCTCCATTCGGTTTCCCGGCCAAAACCTGACTCTGTCCCCACCCACCGCACATCGGGTCCCATGCCAAAGATCACTGCACCGGGCTGGAGTTTCCTGATAATCCTATAATAGGACGGCCAGTCATACACCTGCTTTTTGCCATTGGGTCCTTCACCACAGGCCCCGTCGAACCAGACTTCTGTGATGTCACCATAATTGGTGAGCAGCTCTGTCAGCTGGTTCCTGAAATATTCATTATACACTGGGGAATCACCGTAGGCAGGCTCATGCTTATCCCATGGCGACAAATAAATTCCAAATTTCAGCCCATATTCACGACATGCCAGCGACACTTCAGCAACTACATCACCTCTGCCATTTTTCCATGGTGAATATTTAACAGAGTGCCGGGTGTACTGGCTTGGCCAAAGGCAGAATCCATCGTGATGTTTGGCAGTCAGGATAAGCATCCTGAAACCTGCCTCTTTCAGTACCTTAACCCACTGGCCGGCATCGAAATCTGTCAGATTGAAAAGTGCCGGACTCTCTGTTCCATCGCCCCACTCCCTGTCAGTAAACGTATTCATGCCAAAGTGGGCAAAGGCGATGAGTTCGTGCTCCTGCCAGGCATACTGCTGCGGTGATGGGACCACATTTGCCGCCTTGCGAATGACTGAATCAAGGGACTCACCGGGAGGAATAATGACATAATTATTTTGCTGGGAATGTCCTTCATCATTTATTGCCAGAATGAACAAAATGAGGAGTATGGAGATGGAAACTATTTTTTTAGTCATCCGGCAC
This DNA window, taken from Bacteroidota bacterium, encodes the following:
- a CDS encoding DNA alkylation repair protein yields the protein MTTMNTPEQLYADIISCCEANTNEVIVKKYSRYFKEGWNAYGVTSELLHTKVKSILEATGKDYNLIIRTCRLLVKGPKYEEVSIAYLLIKSFEKQFTYDTFKEIEKWFETGINNWAHTDVICSEIIPFFFKKSLITLDDLSGWRTAANKFQRRAVPVSMIKLLKVTEDYSPFFNFIDPMMLDLEREVHQGLGWFLREVWKIRNDETETFLLKWKNQSPRLIFQYACEKMTPEGKQRFKRESK
- a CDS encoding alpha-L-fucosidase, which translates into the protein MTKKIVSISILLILFILAINDEGHSQQNNYVIIPPGESLDSVIRKAANVVPSPQQYAWQEHELIAFAHFGMNTFTDREWGDGTESPALFNLTDFDAGQWVKVLKEAGFRMLILTAKHHDGFCLWPSQYTRHSVKYSPWKNGRGDVVAEVSLACREYGLKFGIYLSPWDKHEPAYGDSPVYNEYFRNQLTELLTNYGDITEVWFDGACGEGPNGKKQVYDWPSYYRIIRKLQPGAVIFGMGPDVRWVGTESGFGRETEWSVIPDILHNTDSYSIADKQFPIDELFIPGDLTTEELGSREKIRNAASLIWYPAETDVSIRPGWFYHQKEDSLVKSPEKLVDIYFSSVGRNSVLLLNIPPDNCGRIHDSDIMSLMGMKKILNQTFEKNFAAEATVVASNERNGFYSSAITDSNPENYWTTDEEVTSASLVFELREKQTFNCIMLQENILVGQRIEKFNIDVWDEEQWNQISEGTTVGYKRLLRLSAITTNRVRLNIEQSRTSPTLKTFGLYKTPDDVE